The proteins below come from a single Sorghum bicolor cultivar BTx623 chromosome 4, Sorghum_bicolor_NCBIv3, whole genome shotgun sequence genomic window:
- the LOC8070615 gene encoding 26S proteasome non-ATPase regulatory subunit 6, with protein sequence MDGGAGEEGKQERHLVLAHKLFLLSHPAVDDLSKVALRAEVLDTVKSDDMATLFESLVTAGVLEADAALLAEMRGRIDEEIRKLDEKIADAEENLGESEVREAHLAKSLYFIRVGEKEKALEQLKVTEGKTVAVGQKMDLVFHTLQIGFFYMDFDLISKSIEKAKNLFEEGGDWERKNRLKVYEGLYCMATRNFKKAASLFLDSISTFTTYELFPYDTFIFYTVLTSIITLDRVSLKQKVVDAPEILAVIGKVPHLSEFLNSLYNCQYKSFFVAFSGLTEQIKLDRYLQPHFRYYMREVRTVVYSQFLESYKSVTMEAMATAFGVSVDFIDQELSRFIAAGKLHCKIDKVAGVLETNRPDERNAFYQATIKQGDFLLNRIQKLSRVIDL encoded by the exons ATggacggcggcgccggcgaggaGGGGAAGCAGGAGCGGCACCTGGTGCTGGCCCACAAGCTCTTCCTTCTGTCCCACCCCGCCGTCGACGACCTCTCCAAGGTCGCCCTCCGCGCCGAAGTCCTCGACACCGTGAAATCCGATG ATATGGCGACGCTGTTTGAGTCGCTGGTCACCGCGGGTGTTCTGGAGGCGGACGCCGCGCTGCTGGCCGAGATGCGTGGGAGGATCGACGAGGAGATCCGCAAGCTCGATGAGAA AATCGCTGATGCCGAGGAGAACTTGGGCGAGAGTGAAGTCCGTGAAGCACATCTTGCCAAATCCTTGTACTTCATAAGGGTCGGTGAGAAG GAAAAGGCCCTGGAACAGCTTAAAGTTACTGAAGGAAAAACTGTAGCCGTTGGCCAAAAGATGGATCTGGTGTTTCACACTTTGCAGATTGGGTTTTTCTACATGGATTTTGATCTGATCTCAAAATCCATTGAGAAGGCAAAGAA CTTGTTTGAGGAAGGAGGTGATTGGGAGAGGAAGAACAGGTTGAAAGTATATGAAGGCTTGTACTGCATGGCAACCAGAAACTTCAAGAAAGCTGCCAGCTTATTTTTAGACTCTATTTCGACTTTCACAACTTATGAGTTATTCCCATATGATACGTTCATCTTCTATACAGTCCTCACAAGTATCATCACCTTGGATCGTGTATCTCTGAAACAAAAG GTGGTAGATGCACCAGAAATCCTGGCTGTGATTGGCAAAGTACCTCACCTCTCTGAGTTTCTCAACTCCCTGTACAACTGCCAGTACAAGTCATTTTTTGTTGCATTTT CTGGTTTGACGGAGCAAATCAAGTTAGACCGTTATCTTCAGCCTCATTTCCGCTACTACATGAGGGAAGTCCGCACTGTTGTCTACTCACAATTCTTGGAGTCATACAAGAGTGTGACAATGGAAGCAATGGCCACTGCATTCGGTGTATCTGTTGATTTCATTGACCA GGAACTGTCACGGTTCATTGCAGCTGGGAAGCTTCACTGCAAGATTGATAAGGTTGCTGGTGTCCTGGAGACAAACCGACCTGATGAGAGGAATGCTTTCTATCAGGCAACCATCAAACAAGGGGACTTCTTGCTGAACCGCATACAGAAGCTTTCACGGGTCATTGACCTGTAA